Sequence from the Streptomyces sp. NBC_00440 genome:
TGGGCCGCAGCACCCGGGGCCGGGTCCGGCTCCACGTGGTCCAGCTCGCGGCCCTTCGTCTCCGGAGCGGCCACGGCCATCCATCCCACCGCCAGCGCCGCCGCGGCACCGAGCACCGCGAAGGTCAGCGGCAGTCCGAGGACCGGCCACATGAGCGTGCCGAACAGCAGGGGTGCGAAGCCCGTGGCGACGCGGCTCGCCGCGGACGCGGAGCCGAAGCCGGTGGCCCGCATCGACGTCGGGTACAGCTCGGCCACGTAGGCGTACAGCGCCGGGATGGTCAGTTGAATGGTGAACCCGAAGACGCCGAGCGCCACCATGGCGGCTGTAGGAGTGCTCAGCAGCAGCGCGAACAGCACCAGCGCGGCGGACGCGAGCGGAGCCGAGACACCGATCAGCCACTTCCGGCCGACCACGTCCACCAGCCAGGCCGACGCGGCAACCCCGAGGATGCCCACGGCACTCATGAGCGTGGTGCCCGTGAAGGCCGCTGTGTCGCTGTATCCCTGGTCGGCGAGGATGGAGGGCATCCAGCTGAGCGCGGCGTAGTACACGAGCATGATCGTGACGAACAGTGCCCAGGCGACCGAGGTGATGCGCGGGTTGAACGTCCACACCCGGCCCAACTGGGCGAAGGTTTCGGTGAGTCCATGTTTCGGGGACGCCTTCTCCGGTGGGGGAGCGGGTACGGCGTACGGTTCGGCGGGGGTGCCGGTGCGGGCCACGAGGTCGTCGATGACGGTACGTGCCTCGGCCTCACGTCCCTTGGCGGTGAGGTAGATCGGTGACTCGGGTACCCCGCGCCGTACCCAGAAGAGCAGCAGCGCGGGCAGCGTCATGGCACCCAGCATCCAGCGCCAGTTCCCGCCGAGGTCCAGCATCACGGTCGAGGCCACGCCGCACAGGGTGCCGCCGACCGGCCACCACAGATCCAGCGCGGTCAGGATCCGGCCGCGGTATTTGCGTGGTGAGAACTCGCTGATGAGCGCGTAGTCGACGGGGATACAGCCACCGAGACCGACGCCTGCGAGGAAGCGCAGCAGCAGGAAGGTGTCGTAGGTGGGGGAGACGGCGGCCAGGACGGAGAAGACGGCGAAAACCAGCAGCGTGGTGCTGAAGGCCTTCTTGCGGCCGATACGGTCCGCGACGGAACCCCAGGCCACCGCACCGGCCGCCATTCCGATGAGGTTGGCGGTGGCGACGAGGCTGCGTTGCCCGACGGACAGGTCGAACTCCGTGCCGAGCAGCGGGGTGAGGAAGCCGTTGAGGGCGACGTCCCAGGCATCGAAGAGATAGCCGAGGCCGCCGATGATGAAGATGCGGCCCTGTACGCCCCATTTCCAGGGGAGTTCCTGGACAATCTGGTCACCGGTTTTCACGCGCGTACTCCAGGTCTGCAGAGGAGGGGCGCCGCGTCGTCGCGGGCGCTGGATGACTGCACGAGTTGCGGGTGCGGGCCGCCGGGCGGAGGCCTGGGGTGTTAGGAGCCGGGAGAGGATCAGCGGTGGTGCCGATAGGCGAACTGCTCCTGACCGGCGCTGTCGAGCGGACTGCCGCTCCACAGCCAGTCGTACGAGACGTCCGACTCGCCGTCGAAGCTGGTCGCGAGCGCGGCGTCACGGGCCTGCTGCTCGGGCCCGTCCGGGTGGCGGTAGAAGGTCTTGTTGCGCAGGGAGGCCTGCTGCACCATCCCGGCGTGCTTGGCCCGGCGGCGGACGTAACGCTGCAATGCGTCCTCCACCCCGGTCACCGTCACGCCGGCGAGTTCTTCAGCGAGGACGGCGGCGTCCTCCATGGCCTGGGATGCGCCCTGGGCCTGATAGGGCAGCATCGCGTGGCAGGCATCGCCGAGCAGCGCGACCCGGCCGTCGACCCAGACCGGGTCGGGACGCCGGTAGTAGAGGGCGAAGCAGGTGACATCGTCCTTGGCCTTCGACAGCATTGCCGGAACGCGGTCGTCCCACCCCTCGTAGGCATCGACCAGCTGCTGCGCGGGGGCCGTGGTGGACCACTGCTCGGCGACCTCGTCGGTGCACGGAACACAGCCGACGACGTTGAGGGACTCGCCGCCACGGATGAGGTAGTGCACGAGGTGGCGTCCGGGCCCGTACCAGATGGTGCTCTGGAAACGGTCGAAGAGGAACCGGGTGGCCGGGTCCGCCCGCAGCAGGTCCCCGGGGATCAGTGTGCGGAAGGCCATGTCGCCCGAGAAGACGAGCGTGTCCTCGGCACCTATGAGGTCACGCACCTGGGAGCGGACGCCGTCGGCGCCGATGAGGACGTCGCCGGCGTACCGGGTGCCGTCCTCGGTGACCGCGACGGGGCGCTGCGGATCGCTGCGGTCGATGGCGGTCACCCGGCTGCCGGTGCGGATCCGGACGGCGGGGCCCGGACCCTCCGGATCGGAGCAGGCGTCGAGGATGATCTGGTGCAGATCCGCCCGGTGGTAGTGCCAGTACGGGGCGTTGAAGGTTTCCTTGACGTGCTGCCCGAGTGGTGTGAGCCCGATGATGCTGCCGTCCTGCCAGCGACGGCGGACCTGGTCCTGGGGCTCCGTGCGGATGGCCTCCAGGCGGCGGCGCAGTCCGAGGCCCATCAGGATGCGGCTGGCGTTCGGCGCGGTCTGGATGCCCGCCCCCACCTCGCCGAGCTCGGCGGCCTGTTCGAGGACGGTGACCCGCAGGCCCTGATGGCGCAGCGACAGCGCGGCGGTGAGCCCGCCGAGGCCGCCACCGACAACGGTGATTTCAAACGACTGGCTGAGAGCCACGATGGCTGTTCTCCCGGGAGTCTGGTGAGGTCGTGGGTCCTGCGGTGCCGGCTGCCGGCCGCAGCTGTCCCGGTTCCGGTCGCAGCTGTTCCGGCGTCGGGCGCAGCTGCTCCGGTGCCGGCCGCTTCGATGTCAGCTCTCGACCAGACGGCCGCCGGTGACGACCTCGGCGCCGTCGACGGCGACCGTGCAGCCGCGCATGGCGATGTCGAGGTGGGCGTACGACTCGCGCTGCAGGTGCGGGTGCGGGCCCGTCGACCACAGGAAGTTCCCGGCGAAGGCGCGGGCGTCCATGCCCATCAGGTCGTCCTTGCCGTACATCGCGGTCGCGAACCAGTCGGCGGTGCGCATCAGGCCCCAGCCCATGTGGGAGAGGCTGCGGGCCCACTGGTCCTGCGAGTCGTCGAAGAAGGTGTTGAGCATCTCGGCCTCGGCGCCGCCGGTGACCTTGTCGATGTGTCCGCCGGAGACCTCCAGCGTGACGGGCGTGCGTACGTACTCCTTGAACGGGAGCAGGATGTCGCCCTCGGCGAGCACGATCTGCCCGTCCGAGATCTCCGGCCAGCACAGCACCATCGTGCTCGGCCAGTGGTCCCAGCGCCCCGGGTCGTCGGCGAAACCGCACTGGAACTCCGGCTTGGATCCCGGGAGTTGAATGGTGAGGTCGGTGCCCGCGGCCGAGGTGACGTGCATGACGGACGAGGCCTTGAGCAGCTCCACGCCGCGGAGCACCTCCTCCTTGTCCGACTCCTTGGGCAGATTGCGGATCAGTACGTCCGGGGCGTCGCAGACGAAGATGATCCGGGTTCCGGCGCGCAGGATCTCCTGCTGCACCGGGGCGTGGATGAACCCCTCGCGGGTCAGATCGACCACCAGGTCGGCGGACTTCAGCAGGGTCTGCGCGGTGGTGTCGTTGAGTACGGAGATGAGGCCGGGGCCCGCGCCCGTGTGGGTGCTGGGCATCGGGGCCGGGCTGCCGCCG
This genomic interval carries:
- a CDS encoding MFS transporter, producing MKTGDQIVQELPWKWGVQGRIFIIGGLGYLFDAWDVALNGFLTPLLGTEFDLSVGQRSLVATANLIGMAAGAVAWGSVADRIGRKKAFSTTLLVFAVFSVLAAVSPTYDTFLLLRFLAGVGLGGCIPVDYALISEFSPRKYRGRILTALDLWWPVGGTLCGVASTVMLDLGGNWRWMLGAMTLPALLLFWVRRGVPESPIYLTAKGREAEARTVIDDLVARTGTPAEPYAVPAPPPEKASPKHGLTETFAQLGRVWTFNPRITSVAWALFVTIMLVYYAALSWMPSILADQGYSDTAAFTGTTLMSAVGILGVAASAWLVDVVGRKWLIGVSAPLASAALVLFALLLSTPTAAMVALGVFGFTIQLTIPALYAYVAELYPTSMRATGFGSASAASRVATGFAPLLFGTLMWPVLGLPLTFAVLGAAAALAVGWMAVAAPETKGRELDHVEPDPAPGAAAHRSAGPSAEPARPTI
- a CDS encoding FAD-dependent monooxygenase; this encodes MALSQSFEITVVGGGLGGLTAALSLRHQGLRVTVLEQAAELGEVGAGIQTAPNASRILMGLGLRRRLEAIRTEPQDQVRRRWQDGSIIGLTPLGQHVKETFNAPYWHYHRADLHQIILDACSDPEGPGPAVRIRTGSRVTAIDRSDPQRPVAVTEDGTRYAGDVLIGADGVRSQVRDLIGAEDTLVFSGDMAFRTLIPGDLLRADPATRFLFDRFQSTIWYGPGRHLVHYLIRGGESLNVVGCVPCTDEVAEQWSTTAPAQQLVDAYEGWDDRVPAMLSKAKDDVTCFALYYRRPDPVWVDGRVALLGDACHAMLPYQAQGASQAMEDAAVLAEELAGVTVTGVEDALQRYVRRRAKHAGMVQQASLRNKTFYRHPDGPEQQARDAALATSFDGESDVSYDWLWSGSPLDSAGQEQFAYRHHR